Genomic DNA from uncultured Jannaschia sp.:
GACCGGTCCGGGCCGAGAAGCAGGCGTGGTGGAACGCGCAGATCAACGTGCCGTCCCGCACGACGCCTTTCTTCAGCGGCAGGTTCAGATGCGGGCAGAGATGGCCGAGCGCCGTGACCTCGCGCCCCTCGCGGATCAGGATGACCGGCGCGTCGCCCGGCTGATGCGGGACGCCTTCGGGAATGTCGGACAGGGCGAGCGTGAGGACGGGCATGCGAAATCTCCTACTGGACCAAAAGGGTAGGACCGCACGGCGACGGGGAAAGTGGCCGACCCGGTAGGGCGCGCGACGCGGCCGCTTGCAATCCCCGCACGGCTCGCCTATCTGCCCCTCAACAGCGGCGCCCTCGGGCACCACCGATCGTCACAGCGGGCCGCACGGCCCGCTTTTTTGTTTCAGGACACCGAATGTCTGATCTCATCGCCAAGACCGCGCTGGACAAGCGTCTGGCCGACATCGTGGCCCCTGTCATCGAGGACATGGGGTACGAGCTCGTGCGCCTGCGCCTGATGTCCGGCAAGAACGCCAACCTCCAGATCATGGCCGACCTGCCCGAGGGCGGGATCGAGGTCGACGCGCTGGCCGAGATCTCGACCGCGCTCTCGGCGGTGCTGGATGTCGAGGACCCGATCGTCGAGGAATACACGCTCGAGGTATCGAGCCCGGGCATCGACCGCCCGCTGACCCGGCTGAAGGATTTCGAGACCTGGACCGGCTACGAGGCCCGCGTCGAGACGACCGAGCTGATCGACGGCCAGCGCCGCTTCAAGGGCGTGCTGCAGGGCACCGAGGCGGGCGAGGTCCTGATCGAGATCGAGCAGGGCGGCGAGCGCCCCGTGATCGGACTGCAATTCGACTGGCTCTCGGACGCCAAGCTTATCCTGACGGACGAGCTGATCCGAGAGGTCCTGAACGCCCGCAAGGACAAGGGCCAGATCGACGAGACCCAATTCGATGAAGTCACCACATTGATGGACGGCGAGGAAGACTGACATGGCAATCACATCCGCGAACCAGCTTGAACTCCTGCAGATCGCAGACGCGGTCGCGCGCGAGAAGATGATCGACCCCGGCCTCGTGGTCGAGGCGATGGAGGAGAGCCTCGCCCGCGCCGCCAAGAGCCGCTACGGCGCCGACATGGACGTGCAGGTCTCGATCGACCGCAAGACCGGCCAGGCGACCTTCACCCGCGTCCGCACCGTGGTCGAGGACGACCTTCTGGAGAACGAGAAGGCCGAGATGACCGGCGAGATGGCCGGACAGACGATCAAGGCGCAGGGCGACGACCTGTTCGTCGGGCGCAAGACGATCCCGATCTACGGCGAAGAGGGCAAGCAGATCGACTCGAAGGTCGTGAACGCCTTCCACCTGCGCAAGCCGACCCAGGCCGACGCGGTGATGATCGAAGGACTCGACCAGTCGATCCAGCCGGGCCTCGGCGACGTGCTGATCGACCAGATCCCGCCCGTCGACATGGGCCGGATCGCCGCGCAATCGGCTAAGCAGGTGATCCTGCAGAAGGTCCGCGAGGCCGAGCGCGATCGCCAGTTCGAGGAATTCAAGGATCGCGCCGGCCAGATCATCAACGGCCTCGTCAAGCGCGAGGAATACGGCAACATCATCGTCGATGTCGGCGCGGGCGAAGCCGTGCTGCGCCGCAACGACAAGATCGGCCGCGAGAGCTACCGCCCGGGCGACCGCATCCGCGTCTACATCAAGGACGTCCGCCGCGAGCAGCGCGGGCCGCAGATCTTCCTGTCGCGCACCGCGCCCGAGTTCATGGAAGAGCTCTTCAAGATGGAAGTGCCGGAGATCTATGACGGCGTCATCGAGATCAAGGCCTGCGCCCGCGATCCGGGGAGCCGCGCCAAGATCGCCGTGATCTCCTACGACAGCTCGATCGACCCGGTCGGCGCCTGCGTCGGTATGCGCGGCAGCCGCGTGCAGGCCGTCGTCAACGAGCTTCAGGGCGAGAAGATCGATATCATCCCTTGGACGGACGATGCCGCGACGTTCCTCGTGAACGCGCTTCAGCCCGCCGAGGTGACCAAGGTCGTCATCGACGAGGAGGCCGAGCGCATCGAG
This window encodes:
- the rimP gene encoding ribosome maturation factor RimP, which encodes MSDLIAKTALDKRLADIVAPVIEDMGYELVRLRLMSGKNANLQIMADLPEGGIEVDALAEISTALSAVLDVEDPIVEEYTLEVSSPGIDRPLTRLKDFETWTGYEARVETTELIDGQRRFKGVLQGTEAGEVLIEIEQGGERPVIGLQFDWLSDAKLILTDELIREVLNARKDKGQIDETQFDEVTTLMDGEED
- the nusA gene encoding transcription termination factor NusA, which codes for MAITSANQLELLQIADAVAREKMIDPGLVVEAMEESLARAAKSRYGADMDVQVSIDRKTGQATFTRVRTVVEDDLLENEKAEMTGEMAGQTIKAQGDDLFVGRKTIPIYGEEGKQIDSKVVNAFHLRKPTQADAVMIEGLDQSIQPGLGDVLIDQIPPVDMGRIAAQSAKQVILQKVREAERDRQFEEFKDRAGQIINGLVKREEYGNIIVDVGAGEAVLRRNDKIGRESYRPGDRIRVYIKDVRREQRGPQIFLSRTAPEFMEELFKMEVPEIYDGVIEIKACARDPGSRAKIAVISYDSSIDPVGACVGMRGSRVQAVVNELQGEKIDIIPWTDDAATFLVNALQPAEVTKVVIDEEAERIEVVVPEEQLSLAIGRRGQNVRLASQLTGLDIDILTEEEESKRRQAEFEERTKLFMDTLDLDEFFAQLLVSEGFTNLEEVAYVEVDELLVIDGVDEDTANELQARARDYLEAQNAKAMAAAREAGLQDDLAGFEGLTPQMLEALTKDGVTTLEEFATCADWELAGGYTVENGERVKDDGLLEPFDVSLEEAQDMIMTARVMLGWVTPEEVVGTSEEEDGDAPTEEAGA